The Longimicrobium sp. genome segment TCCCGCCGTATCGATCAGGAGCACCGGCTGGTGTACGAGGTGCTTCCCGACCGGATCAAGCTGCTTTCAGCGCGCTATCACTACTCGAAATAAAAGCAAGCCAATCGGATTCGTCCCCGCCGCGCACTTCGCGTCACACGCCCGTCTTGGCTTTCGCGGGTGTTCGTGCAGGCTTCGCGGACGCCCGCACCTCGTCGCTCGCGAAGAGCGCAGCCGTATCCACGCCGAACACACGAGCGAGCGCGTCCAGCGTCTCGAGTC includes the following:
- a CDS encoding type II toxin-antitoxin system YoeB family toxin, translating into MDQEHRLVYEVLPDRIKLLSARYHYSK